ATCTACTTGCAGTTTTTTGTGCATGTTGGGTATAGTTTCCAGAGGGCAAGTTTACTCTACAGCTTGATATTGGTAGCATCCACTCCAGCCTCGTAGCACAGCCTTAGCAACGCTAATAGCTAGCTGTTTTTGGGCTAGAGAAATGATAGCGCTGTACCTCAGAAAGTGTTTTGCAGCTGCTCTGTTTAACTACCAGGTGTCCTTGATCATGTCTGGAGCacatttgggattttttttttcaatataaagTGCATTCAATATAAAGTGAATACTTTCACAGCACAGTTTTACTCTTTCTACCGGCTTGCTATTGCTGGCTGTTTGTTAGCCTagcataaagacaagaaaactTGGAGCAGGTGATTGTTCCATTTTTACCAAATTTGAAgtaactggacaagtggagaaTAAATGAAGGGTACCGGAGAGATGGCCCTCCACCTGATCCTTCTATCGTTCACTGACCCTTATCAGAAATGGTCTAAGTCAAAGGTGGGTGTTAGAAAGCCATTCTTAAGAAAGGAAAACAGGTAGACAGGTAGGATCTTACGGAGGTCTTAATTTGAAAAGTTGAAAGTTTGGGATTAAATCTCTCTAAATATGTAcaaaggtcaggagagaggtacaacagtgagagtctacagccatctgtaaaacatggtggaggctctgtcatgatGTGATGCTGCATTTCAGCCTGTGGTGTGGGAGGTCTCGTCAAGATTATGTGAATGATtgaatgatcccaaacacacagtggaacactatcagtcactATTCTTCATTCTTATTGGTAGTTACCTGCATGGAAGTTAATGCTATACATTTCTTACATACCTGCTCTTTTTGACACGATTGGCTGTTTTGATTCACTTTGCATGAGTAAAATACACTGAAAGCATGGCAGCACAGTCTGCATTAGGAGACAGGAGAAGGTGCCGTAGGTCACTTTTCTTTGTTGTTACTTTTACACTTAATTTGCGTCTTCAGGCACCAAAACTACCTGATTAGGTTTAGAAGAAGAACATTGTTAGAGGTGAACTACAACACTCACCACCTGCTTCAAAGCTCCATTTTCTCAGTTATACAAAAGAGTTACACGTCTCAAAGGAGTCTCCATAAACAGAAGTGGTGCAGGCATTTAATAAACCTtcattaaaatacatttctttcGAGGTCACtctgtcattaaaaaaagagtaaTTTGAATCCATGCATGCACATCACATGCATTTTGTTAACACTGTTATTGATGTTGGGCTGCTTAACAATGATAATCTTCCAAATGGGAATACAGTTGCAGCACTATACTGGAGTCGCATCCATATCGGGCCTAATTTGCTGATAGAGCCACTGAAGATGTGCGGTATGCGGTGTGGCGGGCATACTGTactgtctgtgtttttctcaAGTTCGACCTCACTCATTCTTAGCAACACTGCTGCTGAGAGGCAGTCAAGGATAACAGAGTAAAGAGAAATCTAAACGCTTAGGCCTCCAAGGTTAAGGCACTCTGAACGCTGAAAAGCATAACAGAAGTAAtgaaaatggttaaaaaaatgctCCTGCAGCGAATGACTAGTTGAGAGCGGATGATCATAGaaacagaggagagaaaaaggcGGTGGAAAAAAGAATAGGACACATCTGATGTGACATAAGCCCCAAGCATCCCTGATATTATAAGAGCCTCTTTGGCCTTCAAGAACacatatatgtttttatatgttttcaTGATTGCCATCTGTGCGTTGCTGTTGCAATTGCACTCATTTGCACGCCTTTTTTTCACATTATgcactgaatgaaaaaaaaaattgcatatcaaaggggggggggggggggtttctggACGGACGTGTAGAAATACGAGATCCAGTCTTCATTTTCGAGGGACTAGAGACTCCTCTGGAAAAACTACAACAATAAAGCTTTCATTGAAGGAAAAtgcgtttttaaaaaaaactctagCACTTGGAGTAATGATTCTCATCTTATTGTATATAAACATGACCATTTGGACGCTGCTCAATTATGCATTTGGGTGAATCCTTGATAATCTTTTTCAATaaaagaacccccccccccccccccctccacttACCCATGTTACACCTCAGCCCTTTTATTCTAATTTACCATCCGTACTTCCTTTCAAAATGGATCAGGCAATCTAAATGGAACCCTTATTAGCATTTCATGCATAAACAACAGCCTTTTGGAAAGATTATTTAGGTGTATTTCCTCCCTAAGCCCCTCCTCTTGTGTCAAGCCAGGCTGGAGAGGCATTAACAGATGGCCAGACCACAGACcaagtctttttttcccttatcAATACGTGATGGCCTTGGAAACCAGGGACGGATGACAATTTCCCGCCAGGTCAGAGAGGTGAAGGAGAATCCTAATGAAGATCTTGTATGAATGCATGTGCTTCAGTGCACCACGaggaaatttattttatcagTGAGCTCCTTCTCTTATCCGTCCGTGTAATCACTCGTGCACAGGGGTTCCTCGGGGGCTATAAAGCAGCCTTAAGATGTTTTCCCACTGTTggtttttgctttgtggcaCAATGAAGCCTCTAATTAGGGACCCCCATCATGTGTCTTCTGTCTGCTTTCCCTTCCATATAAAGAATAACCGTGTGGTTTTGCACAATGAGCGGGGAGTTGAACCCACTGTCTATGTCAAGCTAGGAGGAGTGCTCTTCAGCAAAGCTGGCTGACCCCGTTTATGCCTGACTCTAATCAGAAGCAGTCCAGAGGGTGCCATGAAGGCaataaaacactgacaacacCCTCATCTTGTGTCTGTTCCCTACCTTTGCCCTTCTCCGTGGGcccacaagcacacacacacacacacataggtgCACTCAGACCGATGCACAGCCTCCCAGAGGGGCACCAAAGAAGAGGTTATAAAGCATTATAAGCCAGGTTAGCCTACAGTGACAGCACGACTTGTTCCTTCTCCTTTCAGCAGGTCCGCATGCTGGGCAGTCCCAGCCTCTCATCCTCCACGCTGAATAGAACCACGGGGCTCTGGCTCCACAGAGATAGTGTTATCTGGGCCACCACGGGGCTCCAATCGCAGCCGTGTACACACACTCCCAGCGGGCAGCACACACATCACCAGGAGTGCAGACAAAGAAGCCCGTGGACCAACACAAACATTGCAGGCATATAATGTAATGACACACACCGACATGTGCACAGGGTCGCAGACAAACAGAGCCAAATGTGAATTcacacatttgcacacacacacataggatTGAGCACAATGGATGGCTTTTTCCACTTCACTGTGAAAGTGACACTGATCTTTCCCCTCCTGCTTTCAGGCGGAGATTTTATTGGTATAAACTTGCCTTCGACTCTCATAGTAGCTGCATGTCGATCAGCTGAGGTGATTTTCCCAAATGCGGGGTGGTCACCGGTCACACGCCTCAGCCTTTAATCTGGCCGTAGTCCCCGCTGTTTTAAGGAATCCGAGTTATTCCACCCATTCCTGGAGATCTCCACACATGACCTGTCGCTATTGGGAGCCGTGAGCCAGAGGGATGGAGATAAGCCCGTTTTCGCCTTTTACTCCAGCAATTTCAATTAAAAAGAGATTTGAGGTGGAAAAGCACATTTTCATACAGGGCATTCAAACAAAATCCTGGAAAAGGTTGAGATGAGATGTGGTGCTAAGTTATGAGGGCTTTTTCTAACTACTACAGACACATCTCTTTCTGGGGAGAATGGGCCGTATGGTTTTCAACAGGCTTGACTTTATAAATGTGACGCTCCTACTGTCTCCTTCTGTAGTTCTTATTTTCATAACACTATTGCCactatataataatatatatcatatataatACAAATCCCATAAAATAGATGCATATTGATTTGAAGATATATATGCATATCTAGGAATTTTAGCATGAGGCTTTCTTAATTGTGTGTGCACAAAATTGCACATTAGAATGCTTTGTAACAGTACAATGTATTTAATTTCCATAATCGTTTGGAGTTGACAAAAGTGTTGATTAGAGAATTGTTGTTTGTCCTCTCATTAAACTAATTTGACCCTGAAACCCACAATCAACACATTTAATTAGCTGCAAAGACTGTGAACTTGCCACAAACACAGATGCAATCATTGTACTTTGCGTAGCATGCCAGTGacttatctttttttaaaacttttgagCTCTTATGCATTGAGAGTCCTCAAAGTTGTCCAGCACCTACAGATCATTCCTAATTTCAGGCCTCCAGGGTTTGATAAACTTAGCCTCATCAGTactattttttaaatgcatttataaaGCGTCTAAACGCTGACTCCAAATCAGCTAAATTCTCATCTTGTTTCACTAACAGgttaatttctttttcacttggCCCAATACTTGATTTATATTTAGCATGCTTTGCTCAGTGTATCATGTTAAGCAGTCATTATGGCTATATTAGCAATCCCAAGTTAGCATTTAGCCCAGGTCAAATGCTAACGCATGCTTTTAGCACAAGACACCCAGTTTTAACATCTTTTAGGCCGACTTGGGAGGCTTCAAAGTCTAAGCAAAATCAGAAGAAACCTTAAAGTCTCTACTTtatggaataaaaacaaaaaggttaTAAAGGATTAATCGATTTTATCTGTTCGCACCATgaggtttctttatttttagcaaTAAAACTGATCCATAAGCATCTACCTAACCTGTATCTTGACTTAAATAAGAGCTAAGTATTCTTTGCGCCGAGATGATCAAACATCTGCACCATCAGACAGCAGCAGGATCTATACAATATATATCTCCTTTAGAACTGAAGCAGTCGTTTCTTTATTAAAGTGGGCATTCTGCAATCCTCTACAGAGCAAAGCTGTTCAGTAGAGACTCCAGAGCTCTGGGTTGGCTTATTTCCCAGTTAACCACATTTTAATGGGTATCCATACAGGAAGTGATTCGCAGCAACATGGCAGCTCGAGACCACAGACAGTCAATGACATTTAACTGCTGGCAATTTGAAGAGCGGTTGTCCTGTGTTAACGTTTTCTCATCTTTGAGGCAAGCAATTGAAGTGACTGCCACAATGACAGGGAGGGATACTGCTGATTGACATCTGACAGGGTGATAGATACATTTGAGGGTTACCTGGGCAACTGGATTCTGTAAATTCCACCAGTGACAGACCAGCAACAAGAAATATGCTGTGGACACGCTGTGGCTGTGGAACTTAAGAAGAATGGGTGGCTGTAGGTGATGGTAATACCTCCAACCTCATCAGCACCAGCACTGGATTATATTCTAATGGTGAAATTTTTAATACCACAGCTGTTCCAGTATGTTGCTTATACTGGAAAGAACACACTGTTAAGCCTTATTCATAGACCCTTACTGTACAATTAAGGGGAATGCGTAACATAGAATAAGACAGGAAGATAATATGCAGACGTTCATGCACTCAAAGGCCAATCACATGGTAGGAACTCAATAAGTTTAGGCACGTACACATGGTCAAGAATCAGAATGATAaacaaaggtgatttaagtgactttgaatgtgactTGGTTGTTGGTGTCAGCTGATCAACCATCTCTAGGATTTACacagaatggtccaaaaaagtgtaaatgtccagtgagcggcagttctGTGTGCAAAAATGCCTtattgatgccagaggtcaaagGGAAATGGCtggactgcttcaagctgacaggaaggcagcagtaactcaaataaccacttgctACAAACAGAGTAGGTGGAAGAACATCTCCAAACATGTTGAACCTagaaagcagatgggctacactTTCTGTCAGCTAAGATCAGGAAACTTAGGCTACAATTAGAActggctcaccaaaattggacaacagatgATTGGAAATTATGttacctggtctgatgagtcgaTTATGGTAGATTGAAAAtatggtgtaaacaacatgaaagcatggctcTCTCCTACCTTGGGAgtttattttcttggcacatgtTAGGCATCTTAGTACTAACTTGTAAATGCTGCAACCTAACTGAATATTGTTGTTGACCATGTCCATTGCTTTATGACCTCAGACTGGTTCCTTGAACTTGACAaagagttcactgtactcaaatgtcCTCCACAGTCAGCAGATCTCAATCCATTCCACCTTTGGAATGTGGTGGAACTTATGTCAATGAGGTCAAaagagcttgcaaagaaaagcgtctggacttctttaagttgcaacttaaagaagtccagacgcttttctttgcaagctcttttgactacgatgacctggatgactgagaaccttcacagacttatGTCAATGAGGAATAAAAactctgagaaatgtttccagcaccttattCAATCGATGAACAATTAagacagttctgaaggcaaaagggggcCAACCGGGGACTAGCAAGGTGCTTCTCTGCAGTGAGTGCAAATGACATAAACCtgcttttttatatttatgggGATGTCATAATAGTTTTTGTTCATAAAACTGATGATTTGCCACTTTATGACCAAACatattagctttttttttttttttagtctgtttgggtttttttgcatttcaATAACATAACCAATAGTTCCTAGATTGTAAGATAGAGCTTGACACCTGTTCATCCAATGACCACACTGCAGATTTTGGCTTGATTGTTGCATACTGAAAAAAAGCAAGCAAACACTCAAAACTAAATGCAAAACATGGTCAGCTTCATGGGTTACTGGCAGCTGCCTCCCAGAAGGTTTTGCTATGATATTGTTATTAATTTATATCCTCTTCAACCTCATTTAGAGTTAAAACCGCAGTGCCGTTAGCTCCTCAGCAAAATGAATGTCTTTTTGAATATTATGTGAAAAAAGGttgtaaacacagttttaacACAATTGTTTAAAAAGTGCCAGGCTAAAGGTAGAATGAGCTATTGTCTTATGTTTGCTGTACAGGTGTTCATGCTATTATATATGTTTCAAATGCCAGGCAAGTGCAGGCCTGTCTGGACTGATTAATGATAAACCCTGATAGACCTTTTATCTGTtgattgcacacacacacacacacacacacacacacacacacacacacacacacacacacacacacacacacacacacacctctaacTCAAACAATAATCCTGACCAGCCTGCTATGTTGCTCACCACCACGTGTTGGTGTTTTAAGATATTTCAAGTAAAGGATGATTTCTTTAATTGACACCATTTATTGCATTAAGGCATGATTGCATTTTCAAACAGCTTAAAAAAGGTACAAATGAAATAACATGGTAAGATTAAAGAGATCATGTCACCCACCATAATGATACAATAAGAAAGTCTGGCCATTAACTGATGAATTTATGCATCTGTCCCTAAACACTCCTCCAAGATTTCTGATCagatttcttttaaacaaacctcacaaattaaagaaaagtaaaaccTACACTAATGTAATCAATAAGGTCAAAAGAATCCATCACCCTGTGATAGAAAACAGAACTCTGAGAAAACTCCAAGTTAGCTCCAAATCCTCTCACACAAGATCCATGTGCTGTGAGGGCACAACAGAGACGAGACACATGGGAAAAATTCAGAAGTACAGCGAGTCCATAGGCCTCTATCATCAGGCTAAAGACTGATTTTAAAATCGTCAGCACAATGTGCTCGTTCCcacctgatttaaaaaaagaagaagaaaaaagtacaTTAGAAAGCAAACACCAGCGTTCTAACAATGCCAGTGACACTGATGTTATTAAATCTGCTCCCTAAAACAATCTCAGCTGCAACTCTGCCAAATGTGGCGCAACAGAACTGAAGCACAACAAATGCTACATCCATTTTAATCCTGGTGGTAGGCGGCCTCTTCACCGTATGTGCTTGGCAGCCTTTCAAAAATGGCGGCTTGGCTGTTTTTTAATAACAAAGACGGCCCGGTAGTGGTGGGAAGGGTTAATCGTCACAAAAACTCCAATAAGCTGCATATCAACAAATTTGGCGGAATATTGTTTTATAAAAAATCCCtaaatatctatatatatgtatatatatacatataaaggaaaggagaacaacaaacaaactcTTGCCAGTTTGAATTATTGCAGTGTTGAGTTCATTTGCAACACATGTGCATTGTTTTAATCATGTGGTCAGTAAACGTTCCAAAGTATGACTTTAATACCgtaaaaaattaaactaaacaTCTTGAACATAAGCTGTCTTTCTTTCCTAAAAACTGCTGCCTATCAAAGTGCATAATGTTCCATTTCATGACCCACCATCTGCTCCGGTTTTAGCATTGCAATACATAACAGACAAATGGCAAATGATCTTGCCTAGCTTCATGCTATATACTCatatatctatatgtatatatagatatatatatattaaattgACTATATAACAGCATCTTAAATGAATGAGTTCTAATCTCTTACAacgatatatatttttttccttctgtctcCATTTTTGCTCCTTCATCCTTCATTATCACACAACATCAACAATTGAGATGAATGGCTGATTTCACTGCAtgttagttaaaaaaaagagttaatGCTAATGTAGCACAATAGAATCCAGTATGTCAGTCCTGTAGTGACAGTGCTTTCTCAATAAGCTCAGAGGGACGAGAAGCTGCAGTCCGGCCGGGTTCACCGCAGATCCTTGTATTCAACCTCCACCAAATCCAATTTAAAGGGTGAGCATTTGTCTCTTCTTCATCATCCTTCCTCCTTCTATTCCTTCTACGCTGTGATATGAGTACATCTGAAAATTGAATTTGGTACGTAAAAgtctttctgttctttttgtCAGTTCTCTTATTGTTTGAGTATCAGTGCTGCGTCGTGCTGCACGCTGCTCCCTGTAAACTGACAGGGAAGACAATGGAAGTCTATGCCAGCTAATGATCAATAATCATCCAACAAGCTTTAAAGTCTTTTTAAGGGAAGAAaaagtgacaaattaaaaatgcagaGTGCACTGCAGTAGAACTGAGGGGTGGGATATGATTGTAAAATGGGGCTGTAGCTCTAACTTTTATCCTTAAAGATAATACAGACCACATGGACCAGCAATCAGAGAGGTctctaaatgtaaaaaaaaacaaaaaaacaccaaaatatcaAATAGAAGTCAGTGTGGttagggtcaaaggtcacaggtAGCTCTCCACTCGTTCCCATGGCTGCATCTCTGTGAAGAAGCCCTCGCACAGGCTGAAGCCCTGATCCAGAGTCAGAGGAATAGCCTGTGCCTCCTCTTTTATCTCCTCCCATGTTTGCAACATCGCTTCTTCTGGCTGCTCCGGGAAGAGGATGGAGGGCTCGTCGaaatgctgcagctgcagctgatggtggtggtggtgttggtggtggcTCTGGAGCAAGTGATCTGggtccagctgctgctgctgtggctgcGGATGTGCGTGAGGCACGTGGAGCTCTCCCATGCTGACCGTACACTCCATGGAAGCAGCGCTTAGGTCCATGTAGCCGTAGGATTGGTGATGGAGGTTCATGTGCTGGCTCTGACCCATAACGTCCACTCCTCCACACCATCTCCCCTGCCTGCCCGGCCCAGCGAGCTCCATCTCGCAGCCCAGGGAGCTCAGCGCCGTGTTGATGTCCAGATCTTCGAAGGTGCTGCAGCTACCGCCGAGGACGTCATCAAACACGGAGGACAGGTCAAAGTCCCCTCTCAGGACATCTGCCTTGTTGGCCTCTGTGGCTAGCAGAGGGGACTCCGTGGCCCTCATAACCTtactgttgctgttttttgagGGCAGGTGCTTCCGTTTGCCTCCCGCGCCCTGGTAGGGGCAGCCGTTTTGGCTGGCGTGGTAACTCTGAACTAGTTTGCTCTGCCTGTGGGCACCGCTGCTGGTTCCGCTGCCGCTGCTGTAGTGGTTGGCAGACATCCTCCTGCGCTTGAAGATGCCATTGACAAACATGTCAGCATACTGAGGATCAATCTGCCAGAAGCCTCCCTTTCCTGGCTCGTCCTTCTGTCTGGGGACCTTCTTGAAACACTTGTTGAGGGACAGGTTGTGACGAATCGAgttctgtaacacacacacaggaacacaACGTGATTTAGCGTGGACCCCATCGGCTTTGAGCAAATTTAagtcacatgcaaaaaaaactgaatatgcCACTTTGAGAGGGAGATGGGCAGGTGGGTGTTGGGGAGGTGGGGCGGTGGGGGTGggcat
This sequence is a window from Pelmatolapia mariae isolate MD_Pm_ZW linkage group LG8, Pm_UMD_F_2, whole genome shotgun sequence. Protein-coding genes within it:
- the foxj1b gene encoding forkhead box protein J1-B encodes the protein MPVLTSPDIANKFKERWLAAYPEDHVSGSESAPLDDSLTSLHWLQNFSILSADPERPSGAGLECPSSQQHLFIKRLGFPGPGTDSPSSPPAGDTAATGMPLYLGSPVTSGSDSTAAAPRFACGAHPTPGYPQIPIQPSPPVEIDYKTNPKVKPPYSYASLICMAMQASKQPKVTLSTIYNWITENFCYYRHAEPSWQNSIRHNLSLNKCFKKVPRQKDEPGKGGFWQIDPQYADMFVNGIFKRRRMSANHYSSGSGTSSGAHRQSKLVQSYHASQNGCPYQGAGGKRKHLPSKNSNSKVMRATESPLLATEANKADVLRGDFDLSSVFDDVLGGSCSTFEDLDINTALSSLGCEMELAGPGRQGRWCGGVDVMGQSQHMNLHHQSYGYMDLSAASMECTVSMGELHVPHAHPQPQQQQLDPDHLLQSHHQHHHHHQLQLQHFDEPSILFPEQPEEAMLQTWEEIKEEAQAIPLTLDQGFSLCEGFFTEMQPWERVESYL